taagacaacatgaatcagccccatagaaaccctcattctggctagcattctacaagatataaccacccaTAAAGGGAGAGAAGTATCATCCATTTCATTTAGGAAGatgtaaaatattaaacattgtgacagagtaaaaataaaaaagtgagggctggagagatggcttagcggctaaggcacttgcctgcaaagccaaaggacctcggtttgattccccaagacccatgtaagccagatgcacgaggtggcatatacatatggagtttgtttggagtggctgtaggctctggcatgcccatttttcctctgtctgtctgtttccccgcccctccctctacctctctctctctctctctcaaataaataaataaaaatactttaaaaaaaaaaaaagagtgaggggGGCAGTCCAGACATAAGGTGGTAAAAGCTTAATTTAAAATTatggactctggctggtaaatcctcAGGCCCAGAATTGGGCTGCCCCCCACAGTGATCAATGGCCTGGGAtatccatgaggtccccaaacaatgcaaggaagacacttgattacctgccagagctaaaaggtaaggtCCTAATGAGTAAGACACCACAGGCCGTGGCCAGAGGACGTCGGAATACTGAaaaggaaactagctccctcctggccagCCCTCCTAGTGCTGAAGAGCcctgtgggagctgctggaggacagcGGTCACCAGTAGCATGAACAAGCGGGGGACCCTGCCGACTACAAAATCCACCAGCTGGTCAAGAAGTGCACACTGGTGCAATATGGCCCACCTCTGCAGGTGACCAACTCTGATGGGACATGAAGGACCCctagtgggaaagaactcatgcCTAATAcgagaaaccaagtcagaatcctgttGCCAGGAAACTCAAGAGACTCTAGAGAGAAGCCCTCACTGCTCTCTGgaaaagagtgggcttgcacaccaaaaaaaaaaacaaaaaaaaaaacaaaaaaaaaaaaaaaaaaacaaaaaacctctctCAAATTTGCAAACCCCCttaactcaagctgctctcactcttgtttggaaaatctgctttcttgtacagatggcagagaaaactgaggagaaccaagatctatcaataagacaagaggTTAGcagactgcccaccatgagatatgccagctctaccacatctgccacgGCCCGGGAGAAACTGCAGGGGAAGTGATGACGtgaacactgctctcactgctagcctgacagctaGCCCTGGGTTGATGGTAAcaaacatggtgatcaatcaaaacctatcaaaacagaaatccagaggctacagagaactcaacactaaatgagactgtcaaaggcctgccatggctcagggaacattgtagaagagggagatgaaagactgtaagagtcacagagtggggAGGAATGTCCTGAGGCATGGTCTCCTACTATATCACAGGGACTGACtaaagccttcatgaccccacagtgaaaacCATaatgccactgaggaggggctCCAGAGTAAGGGGAGCAGAGATGAGGGGATAAGagagaataacctgttatgattaatataaaataaaaaatattaaaaaaacacaccATTTGCAATGACCTCTCAGGGAAACCATGCAAATGCTCAGCATACTGTGGTGCATCCACATGGTGGGACGGACAAATCTCATGAACACACTGCGTGGGGAAGACCAGCCCAGAGTGTGGCCTGTCTGGTGTGCATTCAAGTGAAGTCCCAGCATGAAAGCCCATCAGTGCTGTAGACATGAGGTGGGGCTCCTCTGGGAGAGTCGGGACAGGAAGGGGATCCCTTGGGTGCTGGTCTCATGTTTCTAAGACTTCCTCAAGCAGAACCACCCATGACATTTGCTTTGTGGGCTGTACTGCAACACGGGTGAAAGCAACAGTGGAGCCCAGCGGATGGGCTCATGCCCTTTAGGGGCGCTGACACCCCGGGCTGTGTGGTCAGCGATGAAGAGGAAGATGTGGCTGGGGGAGGGTCCAGAGGAGACTGACAGTCCTGGAGCAGAGAGGTGTCCCAGCCCGGGTGGGCCTTCTGCATAGGGTCCCACTTACTCGGCACATTGACTTTCTGTTAGTGACATCCATGGCGCACAGCATATCCTCCTTGACAGCACTAGGCTGGCCTCTGTTGGGgtctggaagctggaaaaatTCTTGACATCGCTGATTTTCTATGAGGGAGACTTGTGCTTCCTGGAGATGGAAGGGCGCGGGCAGGAATGCTGTGGGAGAAGGGTTCGATGTGAGACACAGCCCAGCTCCGGAGAGGCCAGCCCTCCCTCCAGGCTGGCTGCTGATGGAGGACGGCCACTCTAGGCCACAGGGACAGGAAAGGCCTCCTGCAGGCATGCAAAACCCAGGGGGAACAGTGTTCAAGAAACAGGGTGAGGGCTGTGGGAGACAATACCAGGCAGGAGGTCAATTTGACTGCCATAATCTAAAAGTGAGAGCTAAAATGTTTTAGGCATAGGCTGGGACTATAAATCACAATGATAGAGTGGTCATCTTTCATCTTTCATATGTGAGGCCATAAGTTAAATTCCAGctacaggagagatggctttgcggttaagcccttgcttgtaaagcctaacaaccctggttcaaggcttgattccccaggacctgcataagccagatgcacaagggggagcatgcatctggagtttgtttgcagtggctggaggccctggcgcacccattctctctctttatctgagtctctctctctctctctctctctctctctctcttgctctgaaataaataaataaaaatgaacaatttttttaaattccagctacaaataatcaaaagaaaaaaagctaacaaaacaaaacaaacaaaaaaaaatgagacagaatCCTAGCAGGACCCCAGCGGCACAGTCTCCTTGCCAGGTTATGGGATTGGACTTTATCTTAAAGACAAAGGGTtcttatgttttaaaaactttgactagggctgagctgggcatggtggcgcacacctttaatctcagcactcagtaggcagaagtaggaggatagacgtgagttcaaggccaccctgagacttcacagtgaatatagggaattccaggtcagcgagaccctacctccaaagacaaaaacaagaaaaaactttggctaggactggagagatctggagagatggcttagggcacttgactgcaaagccaagagacccagatttgattccccaggacccacgttagccagatgcacaaggtagcacatgcatctggagttcgtttgcagcagctggaggctctggcacacccattctctcctatctgcctctttctctcaaataaataaaaattgaaaaaagaaattaaaaacaaatctttggtTTAACTGTGGAGCCCGAGTTAGGCGGGTAGAGTCTGGCAGCATGGCTGGGATGAGGCAGAGACATATGACACAGGGGCCAGGGAGCCTGGGAGCAAGACAAGAGCACTGGCCCAGTCTCAAGGAGCAACCAGACCTGAAGACTTGGACTGTGTTTCCAGTGCCTCTCACTCATCTGACCTGGGTTCCCTAAAAGGTGGCAGTGAACAGGAGAAGTGCTCTGTCCTGTGCAAGGCCCGTGTTTACACATCCCTCATGAGTGGGCAGGGGTTTCAGGACCCAGCAGTGTGTGTACCTCCTGGACAGGCAAAGGCTGCAGGGTCCACAGTGCATGTTCCACCGTGAGTGGGCAGGGGCTGCCTGCATGTAGCAGACTCCAAGCCTGGTTTGAGTCCCAGCAACCATGGTCAGAGGAGGACATGGGAGAGGACAACCATAAGGCTATTTCTCATGGAGGGCAGCATCTCTTTGCCCTGGCTATTGCCCCAACCCATGAATTCCCATAGTGTTCCAACTCTGATCCTCTGGCCTATCTTTAATACCCTACCTGCCCTGCCAGAGGTTCTTAGAAAGATCCTTATAAAAATGTTGGTGAGCAGCTGTTCTAATGACTAGGCTGTATGAATTACACTTAAGAGGTCTGGAGCAGGAATGGAGTCTCTGGCCCTGACCTCAACAAAACTCCTATTGCAAATGCCTCCTGGGGCTGCCCTGCTAGATGGTAACCCTACAACTAATGACAAatttacattcattttatttcactCGCCATTATTTTCCTAAATCAAAAacattcagctgggcatggtggcacacgcctttaaccccagcactgaggaggcagaggtaggaggatcactgtgagttcaaggccagcctaagaccacatagtgaattccaggtcagccagggatagagcaagaccctaccttgaaaaacaaaacaaacaaacaaaaacccattcAGCCTTCTGCAAAAATTTTTGTGCaataattctgtagtctcaatcTAAAAATGTGCAGTTGTCCCTTGTTATCCATAGGTGCTTGTCCTAACCTAGGATGCCAAACCCAAGCACTGAAGTCCTTTATAAAAATGCCATTTGGGAGCTGGGGCAatggcttaaaggtgcttgcttgcaaagcctgatggactgggttcatttccacagtacccatgtaaagccagatgcacaaagtggcaatacatctggagtttttgtagcagcaggaggccctagcctgtgcctatctctctctccctccccccccccccctctctctctctctctctctctctctctctgtgtgtgtgtgtgtgtgtgtgtgtgtgtgtttctcaagtaaataaaatatttttttgaaaatagcaTTGTATTTACAAAGAACCTGTGGACATCCTTCCATATTCTTGGAATCATCCCTAGATGGTGTACAATACATGACAGAAAGGAATGATCACTATACTCTATCATCTACACAATAATGACAAAGAGAAGTGTGTATCGCTCCCCTATCCCAAATGCTTTTGGTCCACAGTTGATTGAAACTGAGGATTCAGAGCCCACATGTACACGGGGCCAACTATAGAAACGGACACAATGGGCTGAGCCTTAACTTGCATTAAGGGATGAAGAATCAGGTTCACAGAGACAAATGCTCTTCATCCACACACACCGCAACTGGCCTCAGGCCAGACGGCAGCCTGCTCTCATTTCCTCAAGCACACCCAGGTCCTTTCCTGGCCAGGGAAGACGGAGCAGTGTTTGGTGGGAGCCTTGTCACCTGCAGGGATCAATTGCGTTCAGAGCCCTGCATGTTGAATGGCTCCATGTCAAAGAACCCAAACTTCAGATGTGAAAGCTAAGATTGATGCTGAACCACGACTGAGGCTCAACAGGACTGCAAGGGCCTCCGCTGCCTCTCACCCCTCACCCTCTGGGCCTGCCCTGTGTACTCACTATCCTCACTGAGCATCCCCCAGCCACTTATCCAGCAGGGACTATCAAGGGGCACCTTCGTGGTGTTCTCCGGGATGCAGGCCGGGAGGATGTGGGAGTTAAACTCCACAGGAATGTGCAGTTGCAGCAGGGCGATGTCATTTCTCTGGTAGTGGAACCTGTTATAGTTTTCTTGGACAATGACCTTGTTCACTGTCATATGTCGGCTGTAGTTGCTGGGATTGCTCAGCTGGCTGTACCCTAGCAGAACGCGGTAGTCAGATGGGCGGCGGGACCTAGCGGGAAACAGCACCATGGACGAGTGAGCCAGCACCGTCCCCCTGGCTGCCCACCTACACCGCAAGCAACCAGACCTGGTCTCCCCGGCTTTTCAGCTGTACCTTCTCCTTTCCTAGTACTGAGCTGGTCCTTGTGGGGGTCAGAATGGACACCTAAGACCTGAGGTCGTACCCGGAATCCAAGCGGCAGTGAACCTCATGGCTGGTAAGAGACACTTGGAACACACTGACCCACGCCCAGCAGGTTTGGAGGAAAACATCTGCTCACTTCCGGCCCTGACCAGACTCTTCTCCCGTCTGCCTGCCCTTTCTTCTCAAAGACCCCACTTCCTGACTGGCATGGTCCACACCCCAGCTCTCACATGTCATCTCTCTGAAGGGTGTCTCCCCACCTGGGCACAAGAGCTCAACAGGAAGAAATGGAAGAGCATGGAAACACTGTTTCTGGAACACGTGCGACATTCCAGCCCCCTTGTCTTGCCTGTGTGGACCCTGTATGCCCTGTTCACAGGCCTGGATTCTTCATGCTTCAAGCCCCTCCAACTCCAGGCCCCACTGTGATGGGCCATCTCCCCGGCCTGCCTTCGTGGGTGACCATGGCAGATCCACCTCACTTACATCCCGCTTCCCTGACAGGTTGAGAAGTTCCAAGGTGCCCCCCACCCCTCAATATGGGCCTTGTGTGGAGCCTGCACTCATGTGAGCTAACTGTATGTCTCACAGTGGACAAGGTATCTTCCTCACCCCCGCCCCCGGGAACAGATGGGGCCAGGACACAGCTAAGAGGCGCCCAGGCTTCTGTCTGATACACCGTGCTAGGACAGAAACCATTTGCTTCTTCCCTTGCTCTGGGGACAGCAGAGACTGGGCTGTTCCTAGACACACTGTCCTACAGGAGGGACAGTCGCGGGATGCCTCTGGAGCAGAATGTGGAGTGTGCAGGTGGCCTGAGCCCTGAGGAGCCTCTAGGAGGAGAGCCCTGGGTGTCCTGGGAAGGCTCTGGTTTGGTGGAGGCAGGCTGCTGCTTTACAGGGCCCACCCTGGGAATGGGGTTTGGGGACTGTCACTTTGAGGTAACCCTAGAGCTTGTGCTGTGTACGGCCAGGTCAAGGCACGCTCACAACCATGTGTACAGGAGGGTCCAGGCCTTCCTTCTGCTATCTCCAGGGACTGTCCTGGGGTGAGTGGGACCCAGATATTGACATCCTCTAGAGTAGAGTGGGAGTTCGATTCCTAATGccatggaagagaaagagaggcctgGGGGTGGCCACTTTGGAACTGAAGTCTGTTTTCCAATGCCTATTGATAATCGCAACAGGCATAATTCCAGTGAGCTCATTAAAAGTAATGTGCATGAGTCTGTGACAGTATCACAACCCTGGTGGGCCCTGGGAAGGGGCAAAGGGCATGTCCCTGGTGAGAGAGGAGGTGGAAATCCTGAGAGGTAGACTCAGATGGGCAGGAGATGAGGGCAGACGAGGGGCAGCACCACTGGGCCAAGGGCAGGGCTGCGGGCAGCACGCCATCGCAGAGCCAAGCCTGCCAGGAAGAGGCTTCTCggtgcccttcccttccctccttcctgccaggAAGAGGCTTCTCgatgcccttcccttccctccttcctgccaggAAGAGGCTTCTCgatgcccttcccttccctccttcctgccaggAAGAGGCTTCTCgatgcccttcccttccctctttcctgccaGGAAGAGGCTTCTCgatgcccttcccttccctccttcctgccaggAAGAGGCTTCTCgatgcccttcccttccctccttcctgccaggAAGAGGCTTCTCgatgcccttcccttccctccttcctgccaggAAGAGGCTTCTCgatgcccttcccttccctctttcctgccaGGAAGAGGCTTCTCGatgcccttcccctccctctttcctgccAGGAAGAGGCTTCTCgatgcccttcccttccctccttcctgccaggAAGAGGCTTCTCgatgcccttcccttccctccttcctgccaggAAGAGGCTTCTCGatgcccttccccttccctctttcctgccaGGAAGAGGCTTCTCGatgcccttccccttccctctttccgcCTAGTGCCTGTCTCCCAGCCGCTGGCCCTGCACAGGGAATGCGCACCTTTGGAAGCAGTGGGCAGCGCTGGCTACCCAGTAGTTGTCGATGAGAACCCCTCCACAGATGTGCACGCCTTTCCACAGCAGACTGGCCTGCCATGGCCACCGCCCGGGGCCTGCCTTCTGACCACCAAAGATCTTCCCAGCGAACGTGGTCTTGCCACATGCTGTGGAGACAATCAATCACAGCCACGAGGCACCTGCACTCAGGATGCACCTGCATTCAGGATGCACGTGCTCGGTGCCCCAAATGTCAGCATCAGCGGCAGTTTGGGGACACAGGggaccctcctctcccttcccagaTGAGCATCTCCAAAGTCCAGGAAAGAATGGCCTGGCTCATGGGACATACAAGCCTCCtggagggcagggagagggagaagatcAGTGAGAGGCTGCGTCAGAAATGTCCAGATAGAACAGAGGTGCATGGGCGAGGTGGGTCCCAGCAAGTTCTTGTCAGacctcctcctccagccctgtttgcaggAGCAGATGCCGAGAGGGGCAGAAGACCTTATTGGTCATGGTCATGGGCATGTGAGTGGGTGTGCCCTCCCACCTCAACGCAACGAAGACAGTGTGTGACAGTTCAGCCCTGAAGATGTTCTAGTGCGCGACCTTGACCCTGAATGAGGAGGTCTGAGGTCACAAGGAAGCACCAGCAGGAGGGACATCCCATGTACCCAAGCCCATCTCCAGGGTAAATGCCCCTCGCCTCACTGACTTCTTCAGAGGTGGCAGCAGAGAAAAAGCCCACGGGGAACCTGCCTGCTGCTCTGGAAGCCATGGTTGGCCTGTCCACTCACCCTTCGACAGAGATTGCCTGGTGGGCGTGGGTCCCGAGGGCAGGGTAGACACTGAGGGCAGCAGCGAGGGTTGTATCGTCTGCTCGTTCTTGGCGTCCTGGGCGCGCACAGGCAGCATGCTCAGCCACACAAGCAGAGCGGTCCACACGCAGGCCCGGTGCCCGCCTGGGCCTGACTGCTGGGCCCTGGCGCCCTGCATCCCCGGCTGCTCGTCTTCCGGGTCCCATGGGCCATCCGCCGGGGGCGCGTGCGCGCAGACAACTGCTGGGGCCGGCAACCGCCCGGAACGTGCTGGTGCAAACAGACCTGCGCGGGAGCTGCGCGGGGAGACGCGTGCGCCGCGGCGCCAGGCCCGCGGGGTCGGGCATCCCTCGAAGCCAGGCTGTCCTCAAGCCCCTCTCTCTGGACCCTAAGGACCCGTGCTCTCTCCAGATGCAAAAGTTGGATCCCCAAGTTTCCCAGTCTCCTACCATTACAGCATCCACTCGAAACGCACCGTCTCTTTATCGCTAGCTCATCCTCTCAGAGTCCAAGAACTCAGCGTCTGAATCGTCTCAGTGGGCTGTGGATGGGGTCTTTACGAAATACTGCTGTCTACCTTGCCCACCCTTCCTTTTCTTATTATTCCtcacccttcctttttttaagtaatatttttcaTCTAATTACTTg
The genomic region above belongs to Jaculus jaculus isolate mJacJac1 chromosome 5, mJacJac1.mat.Y.cur, whole genome shotgun sequence and contains:
- the LOC101599608 gene encoding serine protease 40-like, which produces MQGARAQQSGPGGHRACVWTALLVWLSMLPVRAQDAKNEQTIQPSLLPSVSTLPSGPTPTRQSLSKACGKTTFAGKIFGGQKAGPGRWPWQASLLWKGVHICGGVLIDNYWVASAAHCFQRSRRPSDYRVLLGYSQLSNPSNYSRHMTVNKVIVQENYNRFHYQRNDIALLQLHIPVEFNSHILPACIPENTTKVPLDSPCWISGWGMLSEDTFLPAPFHLQEAQVSLIENQRCQEFFQLPDPNRGQPSAVKEDMLCAMDVTNRKSMCRGDSGGPLVCRVNDTWYVEGLASWHSACLYPVTVPSIYTKVSFFSKWIKDHQQATPDPDPSMAPQEEKPPALTGWRSAATVLTPTLLTALLSSQTLLLQLTWYRSLPWAHSSLPSSPSHHAPH